A region from the Geobacter benzoatilyticus genome encodes:
- a CDS encoding GSU2403 family nucleotidyltransferase fold protein, which translates to MKKMRKKYSWIDIGDDARRQYIDAQSVFTAWEEAYKDMLSVRGSMRWKNQNGTDYLIRVSTVGNNKSLGPRSEETEQIHDNFVARKIAAQQRFSELSETLERQQRMNRALFVGRAPRILVDILNRLYKEGLSGFFTVIGTHALYAYEARAGVLFGETEAMATQDIDFLLDVRKRISFVTKMRYAATSMLKLIQKVDPSFRLREDQKYTAVNSRGFEVDIIRREPKNDDPHPMRLTDDEGDEFYVVPARNAGILLDGPPFSAIIVSASGHMARMNTISPLTFIQFKRWMAEQADRDTMKRSRDLLQANLVEELVNEYLPQLLTQKS; encoded by the coding sequence ATGAAAAAAATGAGGAAAAAATACAGTTGGATCGATATTGGAGATGATGCGAGACGGCAGTACATCGATGCTCAGTCCGTATTTACTGCATGGGAAGAAGCATACAAGGACATGTTGAGTGTTCGTGGAAGCATGCGTTGGAAAAATCAGAATGGTACAGACTACCTAATTCGGGTGTCTACGGTTGGCAACAATAAAAGCTTAGGGCCCCGTTCAGAGGAAACAGAACAGATTCACGACAATTTTGTAGCAAGGAAAATTGCAGCGCAGCAGCGTTTCAGCGAATTGTCAGAAACATTAGAACGACAGCAACGGATGAACCGGGCGTTATTTGTAGGTCGAGCTCCGCGTATTCTTGTTGATATTTTGAACCGGTTATATAAAGAAGGCCTCTCTGGATTTTTCACCGTCATTGGAACTCATGCCTTATATGCTTATGAAGCAAGAGCAGGCGTACTCTTTGGTGAAACTGAGGCCATGGCCACCCAAGACATTGACTTTTTGCTAGATGTGCGAAAACGAATAAGCTTTGTGACAAAAATGAGGTATGCAGCCACTTCGATGTTGAAGTTAATACAAAAGGTTGACCCGAGTTTCAGGCTACGCGAGGATCAAAAATACACTGCCGTTAACAGCAGAGGATTTGAAGTTGATATTATCCGCAGAGAACCTAAAAATGACGACCCGCACCCTATGCGGCTAACTGACGATGAGGGCGATGAGTTTTATGTAGTGCCCGCTCGAAATGCCGGTATTCTTCTGGATGGGCCACCTTTTTCAGCGATAATTGTTTCTGCCTCTGGGCATATGGCCAGAATGAATACTATTTCCCCTTTAACATTCATCCAGTTCAAAAGGTGGATGGCAGAACAGGCGGATCGGGACACGATGAAACGATCAAGGGATCTTCTTCAAGCAAACTTGGTCGAGGAATTAGTAAACGAATATCTGCCACAACTTCTCACCCAAAAAAGTTAA
- the ovoA gene encoding 5-histidylcysteine sulfoxide synthase, whose translation MELRNTRTTILNEGDPEQKRAEILEYFHRTFDIDEKLYETLKYDDTFYLRADQLRHPLIFYFGHTATFFINKLTIARVIDTRINPRFESMFAVGVDEMSWDDLDATHYDWPTRQAVKEYRDKARELVDGLIRGLPLKLPITWEDPFWAIMMGIEHERIHLETSSVLIRQLPIDQVVQLPFWDICREAGEPPVNGLLPVPGGKVSLGKPGDHPLYGWDNEYGRHEAEVAGFKAACLLTSNREYLAFVEAGGYREQRWWTEEGWNWRNFREAEHPLFWLKGDGGWKLRTMASVIDLPWNWPVEVNYLEAKAFCAWKSAQSGLPIRLPTEDEWNRLRDVSAIPDQPWWERAPGNINLEYWSSSCPVDRFRSGDFYDVIGNVWQWTETPIYPFHGFKIHPWYDDFSTPTFDTRHNLIKGGSWISTGNEATRDSRYAFRRHFFQHAGFRYVESAAPVEVHQDQYETDALAAEYCDAHYGAEHLGVPNFPATCAEICLRLMEGRPRRHALDLGCAVGRAAFELARGGFERVTGLDFSTRFFRLAARMQEEGYLRYAFPEEGEILSFHEIGLADLGLDGIRERVEFFQADACNLPEKFTGYDLVLAANLIDRLYSPRRFLSTIHERINSGGLLVITSPYTWLEEFTKKEEWLGGYKDAGENVTTLDGLKEMLAPHFRQIGEPRDIPFVIRESRRKFQHSLAELTVWERR comes from the coding sequence ATGGAACTGCGCAATACCCGCACCACCATCCTCAACGAGGGCGATCCTGAACAGAAACGTGCCGAGATCCTGGAGTACTTCCATCGTACCTTCGACATTGACGAGAAGCTTTACGAAACCCTCAAGTACGACGATACCTTCTACCTGAGGGCGGACCAGCTACGGCATCCCCTCATCTTCTACTTCGGCCACACCGCCACCTTTTTCATCAACAAGCTGACCATCGCCCGGGTGATCGACACCCGCATCAACCCCCGCTTCGAATCGATGTTCGCGGTGGGGGTTGACGAAATGTCGTGGGACGACCTGGATGCCACCCACTACGACTGGCCGACCCGCCAGGCGGTGAAGGAGTACCGGGACAAAGCACGGGAACTGGTGGACGGCCTGATCCGCGGCCTGCCGCTGAAGCTTCCCATCACCTGGGAGGACCCCTTCTGGGCGATCATGATGGGGATCGAGCATGAGCGGATCCATCTGGAAACCTCATCGGTGCTGATCCGCCAGCTTCCCATCGACCAGGTGGTGCAGCTCCCCTTCTGGGATATTTGCCGCGAGGCTGGGGAGCCGCCGGTCAACGGACTGCTGCCGGTGCCGGGGGGGAAGGTGAGCCTCGGCAAGCCAGGGGATCATCCCCTCTATGGCTGGGACAACGAGTACGGCCGCCACGAGGCCGAGGTGGCCGGCTTCAAGGCCGCATGCCTTCTGACCTCCAATCGGGAGTACCTGGCGTTTGTGGAGGCCGGCGGCTACCGCGAGCAGCGGTGGTGGACCGAGGAGGGGTGGAACTGGCGGAACTTCCGCGAAGCGGAGCATCCACTCTTCTGGCTGAAAGGCGACGGCGGCTGGAAGCTGCGAACCATGGCGTCGGTCATAGATCTCCCCTGGAACTGGCCGGTGGAGGTGAACTACCTGGAGGCCAAGGCTTTCTGCGCCTGGAAGTCCGCTCAATCGGGGCTGCCGATCCGCCTCCCCACCGAAGACGAGTGGAACCGGCTGCGGGACGTCTCCGCCATCCCCGATCAGCCCTGGTGGGAGAGGGCGCCGGGCAACATCAATCTGGAGTACTGGTCCTCCTCCTGCCCTGTGGACCGGTTCCGCTCCGGCGATTTCTACGATGTGATCGGCAACGTCTGGCAGTGGACCGAGACCCCCATCTACCCCTTCCACGGCTTCAAGATCCACCCGTGGTACGACGACTTCTCCACGCCCACCTTCGACACCCGGCACAACCTGATCAAGGGGGGCTCCTGGATCTCCACCGGCAACGAGGCCACCCGCGACTCCCGCTACGCCTTCCGCCGCCACTTCTTCCAGCATGCCGGGTTCCGCTACGTGGAGAGCGCCGCCCCGGTGGAGGTCCATCAGGATCAGTACGAGACCGATGCCCTGGCGGCCGAGTACTGCGACGCCCATTACGGCGCGGAGCATCTCGGCGTTCCCAACTTCCCCGCTACCTGTGCGGAGATATGCCTCCGGCTGATGGAGGGACGCCCCAGGCGCCATGCCCTGGACCTGGGATGCGCCGTGGGGCGAGCTGCCTTTGAACTGGCCCGCGGGGGATTCGAACGGGTCACCGGCCTCGACTTCTCCACCCGGTTTTTCCGCCTGGCGGCCCGGATGCAAGAGGAAGGGTACCTGCGTTATGCTTTCCCCGAAGAGGGGGAGATCCTCTCGTTCCACGAGATCGGCCTGGCCGACCTGGGGCTCGACGGCATCCGCGAGCGGGTGGAGTTCTTCCAGGCCGACGCCTGCAACCTGCCGGAGAAGTTCACCGGCTACGACCTGGTGCTGGCCGCCAACCTCATCGACCGGCTCTACTCGCCGCGTCGCTTCCTCTCCACCATCCACGAGCGGATAAACTCCGGCGGGCTGCTGGTGATTACGTCGCCCTACACTTGGCTGGAGGAGTTCACCAAGAAGGAGGAGTGGCTCGGGGGCTACAAGGATGCGGGAGAGAACGTCACTACCCTGGACGGGTTGAAGGAGATGCTGGCTCCCCATTTCCGCCAGATTGGCGAGCCGCGGGACATCCCCTTCGTGATCCGCGAGAGCCGGCGCAAGTTCCAGCATAGCCTCGCCGAGCTCACCGTCTGGGAGCGGCGGTGA
- a CDS encoding rhodanese-like domain-containing protein yields the protein MKLRNLVFVVMLLCCFAGSALAAQPQAQEYSVITTEELKNMLDAGKINPLIFDARTPEEYEEVHIKGAISLPISKLERDPALLQGDLARPLVFYCNGVKCGKSKKAAKLAAGLGYQHVLVYSEGMPVWEEKGLPIYAGPNYEAKIETKRLDPATLKTLLESGAGTFQLVDVRDKNEYDEGHIPGAINIPAAAFAAGSKVLDKEKKIIVYCNSGGRSYNAYRKLMKLGYGDINQALLADWKAAGFPASKL from the coding sequence ATGAAACTGAGAAATCTGGTTTTTGTGGTCATGCTGCTCTGTTGTTTTGCGGGTAGCGCACTTGCTGCACAACCGCAGGCGCAGGAGTATTCTGTAATTACCACTGAAGAACTGAAAAACATGCTTGATGCCGGAAAGATCAACCCCCTGATTTTTGACGCCCGGACCCCCGAGGAATACGAGGAGGTCCATATCAAGGGAGCAATCAGTCTGCCGATATCAAAACTGGAAAGAGATCCCGCTCTGTTGCAGGGTGACCTGGCCAGACCCCTTGTCTTTTACTGTAACGGTGTAAAGTGCGGCAAGAGCAAAAAGGCGGCAAAGCTGGCTGCCGGGCTCGGTTATCAGCACGTTCTGGTCTATTCCGAAGGGATGCCGGTGTGGGAGGAAAAAGGGCTGCCTATCTATGCCGGGCCGAACTATGAGGCGAAGATTGAAACCAAGAGACTTGATCCAGCGACTTTGAAAACATTGCTGGAAAGTGGCGCCGGCACTTTTCAACTGGTTGATGTGAGGGACAAAAACGAATATGACGAGGGGCATATTCCCGGGGCAATCAATATCCCGGCAGCCGCCTTTGCCGCCGGCTCCAAGGTGCTCGACAAGGAAAAGAAGATCATTGTGTACTGCAACAGTGGTGGTCGTAGTTACAACGCCTATCGCAAACTCATGAAACTGGGATACGGCGACATCAATCAGGCGCTGCTGGCCGATTGGAAAGCGGCCGGCTTCCCGGCGTCCAAGCTGTAA
- a CDS encoding SGNH/GDSL hydrolase family protein, with protein MKSLRVNKWAIMGLLMVLVLQAPTWAMAQTTFGRIVVFGDSLSDPGNLFALEGGANTPPYDSLDQLLIPDSPYARGGHHFSNGATWIEQLARPLGLNGNTRPAFQGSGTEATNYAVGGARAREDGINVNLQTQVTAFLNDFGGVAPADALYVVEFGSNDIRDALAAGAAGGTILEGALSSLGNNLGALYAAGARKFLVCNAPDISLTPAVLTIDKFTPGAAQFAQFLTSSYNSGLDLLAGSMAGLAGIEIVRVDFFQKLHELVATPAVFGLSVVDKACVMPGTPPYACENPDQFLFWDGTHPTRAVHAIMAQEATLALGN; from the coding sequence ATGAAATCGTTACGTGTGAACAAATGGGCAATCATGGGGCTTTTGATGGTTCTCGTGCTCCAGGCGCCGACCTGGGCCATGGCGCAAACCACATTCGGGCGGATCGTGGTGTTCGGAGACAGCCTGTCCGATCCCGGCAACCTGTTTGCCCTGGAGGGTGGAGCGAACACTCCCCCCTACGACTCGCTGGATCAACTGCTCATTCCCGACAGCCCCTATGCGCGGGGAGGCCACCACTTCAGCAACGGGGCCACCTGGATTGAGCAGCTTGCACGGCCGTTGGGACTCAACGGTAATACCCGCCCCGCCTTTCAGGGATCAGGGACCGAGGCGACCAATTACGCGGTGGGCGGGGCAAGGGCCCGTGAGGACGGAATCAACGTGAACCTCCAAACCCAGGTTACCGCGTTCCTCAACGATTTTGGCGGCGTCGCCCCGGCCGATGCCCTTTACGTGGTGGAATTCGGCAGCAACGACATCCGCGACGCATTGGCGGCAGGCGCTGCCGGCGGGACCATCCTCGAAGGTGCCCTCTCCTCCCTCGGCAACAACCTTGGAGCCCTGTATGCGGCGGGTGCCCGGAAGTTCCTTGTCTGCAACGCACCCGACATCTCGCTTACTCCGGCAGTTCTCACCATCGACAAATTCACCCCCGGCGCCGCCCAGTTCGCCCAGTTCCTGACGTCCTCCTACAACTCGGGGCTCGATCTTCTCGCGGGTTCCATGGCGGGACTTGCCGGCATAGAGATCGTGCGGGTTGATTTCTTCCAGAAGCTGCACGAGTTGGTTGCCACCCCGGCGGTATTCGGCCTGAGCGTGGTGGATAAAGCCTGCGTAATGCCCGGCACCCCACCCTATGCCTGCGAGAATCCGGATCAGTTCCTGTTCTGGGATGGAACCCATCCGACCAGGGCGGTCCATGCCATCATGGCGCAGGAAGCTACTCTCGCCCTGGGGAACTGA
- a CDS encoding L,D-transpeptidase family protein yields MGRIANLSISAGYFRLILLCLGIIALQGCSTLSIREPSIATGRMATSIEQHDFAVAGGNDVIGRLAVVKLEKGDTLPDIARHFGLGINAISAANPRVDVWAPKAGEQVVLPLSFILPDAPRKGIVVNVATMRLFQYKGEGAALAVSTYPVGVGTGERPTPIGPTKVYRKAARPTWHVPASIAEDHRKKGDPLPPQVPPGPENPLGEYALYLSKAGYLIHGTNKPASVGLNATNGCMRLYPENIKELFNDTPVNTPVAIVNQPYLVGQRDGVLYMEAHTPREDSGAPELAKIYEELRTIEKKAGRPMDWNKVKEVQTAAMGIPVPIFALRPGSGELVAKAIVVEHPDTLQGRPEIPELRLDAWYVLAADMRSEIEARRLAAIITHQGPPIPARVLANNDSYRVLAGPFADDDAARDAAKRLKIDLELDGIVIDPVRK; encoded by the coding sequence ATGGGTAGAATCGCCAACCTCTCCATCTCTGCCGGTTATTTTCGTCTGATACTGCTCTGTCTGGGCATTATTGCGCTTCAAGGATGTTCGACGCTTAGCATCCGGGAACCGTCCATTGCGACAGGGCGCATGGCAACCTCTATCGAACAGCATGACTTCGCAGTCGCCGGGGGCAATGACGTCATCGGCCGTCTGGCCGTCGTAAAACTTGAAAAAGGGGACACACTGCCGGACATCGCCCGGCACTTCGGCCTGGGGATCAATGCGATCAGCGCCGCCAATCCGCGGGTTGATGTCTGGGCGCCCAAGGCCGGCGAGCAGGTTGTCCTGCCGCTCAGTTTCATCCTTCCGGATGCCCCGCGGAAAGGGATTGTGGTCAACGTCGCCACGATGCGGCTCTTTCAGTACAAGGGAGAAGGCGCGGCGCTGGCGGTATCGACCTACCCCGTCGGCGTCGGGACCGGGGAGCGCCCCACCCCCATCGGCCCGACAAAGGTCTATCGCAAGGCTGCCCGGCCAACCTGGCATGTGCCGGCGTCCATTGCCGAGGACCATCGAAAGAAGGGCGACCCGCTTCCGCCGCAAGTGCCGCCGGGGCCGGAGAACCCGTTGGGAGAATACGCTCTCTACCTGAGCAAAGCCGGTTACCTGATCCATGGCACGAACAAGCCGGCCAGCGTTGGGCTGAATGCGACCAACGGCTGCATGCGGCTCTATCCGGAGAACATCAAGGAGCTTTTCAACGACACACCGGTAAATACCCCGGTGGCCATCGTCAACCAGCCTTATCTCGTCGGCCAGCGTGACGGCGTGCTGTACATGGAAGCCCATACTCCCCGGGAAGACTCTGGCGCCCCTGAACTGGCGAAGATCTACGAAGAGTTGCGAACCATCGAAAAGAAGGCCGGACGGCCGATGGACTGGAACAAGGTCAAAGAAGTACAGACCGCAGCCATGGGCATTCCGGTCCCGATATTCGCCCTCAGGCCGGGGAGCGGCGAGTTGGTGGCGAAGGCCATCGTCGTTGAACACCCGGACACATTGCAGGGCCGGCCGGAGATCCCGGAGCTGAGACTTGATGCATGGTATGTGCTGGCCGCCGATATGCGTAGCGAGATTGAAGCCCGGCGGCTTGCCGCCATCATCACCCATCAGGGGCCGCCGATACCGGCCAGGGTGCTGGCAAATAACGATAGTTACAGGGTTCTGGCCGGACCTTTTGCCGATGACGATGCCGCCAGGGACGCGGCCAAACGTCTGAAGATCGATCTGGAACTGGACGGCATTGTGATTGATCCGGTCAGGAAGTAG
- a CDS encoding Lpp/OprI family alanine-zipper lipoprotein: MKKTLVLISMMLVLPAALIGCATSGELEKVQADQRILDAKVQQAVQDAQAAKAAADAAKVKADDATVRADSAIKAAEERERIADEKAKQADLVFQKSMKK, from the coding sequence ATGAAAAAAACTCTCGTACTGATCTCGATGATGCTTGTTCTCCCTGCCGCGTTGATTGGATGTGCAACTTCCGGAGAGCTGGAGAAGGTGCAGGCGGATCAAAGAATCCTTGATGCGAAAGTTCAGCAGGCAGTGCAGGACGCACAAGCAGCCAAGGCCGCAGCCGATGCGGCCAAAGTCAAGGCAGACGACGCCACCGTCCGCGCCGACAGCGCCATAAAGGCGGCGGAGGAGCGGGAACGGATCGCCGATGAAAAGGCGAAACAGGCTGACCTGGTTTTTCAGAAATCCATGAAGAAGTAG
- a CDS encoding L,D-transpeptidase family protein — MADKRNRMGRRSLVLIGIMAVPLLMAGCGHFSETIQSRQTFEEAHLLFKQGSYQESLDSYEQIIGSYPTTGDRALFEMGLIYSYPDNEQKDYGKAMDCFRKLIADYPDSDYRSHSETMIFYLNNVPIKDRMVATQQTTIETLQSEVKEKEAEIAALQRKIGELEKNVFAYAIQKPTIDKILIEKQARRMLLLSKGKVLKSYRIALGGNPIGPKERQGDNKTPEGTYTIDSRNRDSRYHCALRISYPNERDRKRARELGVSPGGDIMIHGIKNGFARVGDAHAESDWTKGCIAVTDEEIEELDKLVPNGTVVEIKP; from the coding sequence ATGGCTGACAAACGGAATCGGATGGGCAGACGCAGCCTCGTCCTTATCGGAATCATGGCAGTGCCGCTCCTGATGGCAGGCTGCGGGCATTTCAGCGAGACCATTCAGTCCAGGCAGACTTTTGAAGAGGCGCATCTCCTGTTCAAGCAGGGCAGCTACCAGGAATCGCTGGACTCGTACGAGCAGATTATCGGCAGCTATCCCACTACGGGAGACCGGGCGCTCTTCGAAATGGGGCTTATCTATTCATATCCGGATAACGAGCAGAAGGATTACGGGAAGGCCATGGACTGTTTCCGGAAGCTCATCGCGGATTATCCCGACAGCGACTACCGGTCTCACAGTGAAACGATGATCTTTTACCTCAACAATGTCCCCATAAAAGACAGGATGGTAGCCACCCAGCAGACGACGATCGAAACGCTCCAGAGCGAGGTTAAGGAGAAAGAGGCAGAGATTGCCGCCCTGCAACGGAAGATCGGCGAACTCGAAAAGAATGTCTTTGCCTACGCCATCCAAAAGCCCACCATCGACAAGATCCTGATCGAAAAACAGGCGCGGCGGATGTTGCTGCTCTCAAAGGGGAAAGTGCTCAAAAGCTACCGGATTGCCCTGGGTGGAAACCCGATCGGTCCGAAAGAGCGGCAGGGGGACAACAAAACACCGGAAGGAACCTACACCATCGACTCACGAAACCGCGACAGCCGCTACCACTGCGCCCTCCGCATATCCTACCCGAACGAGCGGGACAGGAAGCGGGCGCGGGAGCTCGGCGTTTCGCCCGGCGGAGACATCATGATCCACGGCATCAAGAATGGCTTTGCCCGGGTCGGCGATGCCCATGCGGAGAGCGACTGGACAAAGGGGTGCATCGCCGTGACAGACGAGGAAATCGAGGAACTCGACAAGCTGGTGCCCAATGGCACGGTTGTCGAAATCAAACCATAG
- a CDS encoding choice-of-anchor F family protein has product MSKSKSAKKLSALLGASLLVAASAASAGTITGWDMSNVTVAPPPYTEFVKYRSTLFTSAAKSATNGYVGWEESDVTAPGMKVVNKDDVTGKRCIMTTGYNPYDFSDKMCSDPIQSSKRWKVSGVNGQPVDVYFKVATDTLTTIYNSMQKLTDNDVRKWKGFKAQLGFMVNGVFTPSKALDGLGFSTSKGKYFTTTTSALQSAETLSALFAQGLAGPADANHPETGYFDPINRFSYFLNATEDIIDSGLITSNYYALFGDWNYLSGVPSGYYYDDDNNINTDNTLMANCDGNFVVTDPVMGSGYCEGTWVTYRSKAGLDANGIPYPSDGVKKPVPADVLAAWESNPLYMTGPVEDLANLGLNYYITVNNLNSKWPTPNQFVLRFIPKY; this is encoded by the coding sequence ATGTCGAAAAGCAAATCCGCCAAAAAGCTGTCTGCACTGCTGGGAGCATCGCTGTTGGTTGCCGCTTCAGCCGCCAGCGCCGGAACCATCACCGGCTGGGACATGAGTAACGTCACGGTGGCGCCGCCTCCCTACACTGAGTTCGTGAAATACAGGAGCACGCTCTTCACCAGCGCCGCAAAGTCAGCCACCAACGGGTATGTGGGGTGGGAAGAGTCCGATGTCACTGCCCCGGGGATGAAGGTTGTCAACAAGGATGATGTCACCGGGAAGCGGTGCATCATGACCACCGGCTACAACCCCTATGACTTCTCCGACAAGATGTGCTCCGACCCGATCCAGTCCAGCAAGCGCTGGAAGGTCAGCGGAGTCAACGGCCAGCCGGTCGATGTGTACTTCAAGGTCGCGACCGATACCCTCACGACTATCTACAACTCCATGCAGAAGCTGACCGACAACGACGTCAGAAAGTGGAAAGGGTTCAAAGCCCAGCTGGGCTTCATGGTAAACGGCGTGTTCACCCCGTCCAAGGCCCTTGACGGCCTCGGCTTCTCCACCAGCAAGGGCAAATATTTCACCACCACCACCTCCGCCCTTCAGTCCGCAGAAACCCTGTCAGCCCTCTTCGCCCAAGGCCTTGCCGGACCGGCAGACGCCAACCATCCTGAAACCGGCTATTTTGACCCGATCAACCGTTTCAGCTACTTCCTCAACGCCACCGAAGACATCATCGACAGCGGCCTGATAACCTCCAACTACTATGCACTGTTCGGCGACTGGAACTACCTTTCCGGCGTCCCCTCCGGCTACTACTATGACGACGACAACAACATCAACACCGACAACACCCTGATGGCCAACTGCGACGGCAACTTCGTGGTGACCGACCCGGTCATGGGCTCCGGCTACTGCGAAGGGACCTGGGTAACCTACCGCAGCAAGGCGGGCCTTGACGCCAACGGCATTCCCTATCCTTCCGACGGCGTCAAGAAGCCGGTTCCGGCCGATGTGCTGGCTGCCTGGGAATCCAACCCGCTCTACATGACCGGTCCCGTCGAAGACCTGGCAAACCTGGGACTGAACTACTACATTACCGTAAACAATCTGAACTCCAAGTGGCCGACACCGAACCAGTTCGTACTCCGCTTCATCCCCAAGTACTGA
- a CDS encoding SulP family inorganic anion transporter, producing the protein MNSRLVPELVSCLKGGYTRSNLVNDLMAGVIVGIVALPLAIAFAIASGVKPEQGLFTAVIAGLIISVLSGSRVQIGGPTGAFIVVVASIVAQYGYGGLAMATIMAGALLVCMGLARMGGVIKFIPYPMTVGFTSGIALIIATTQIKDFLGLTIPHPSSEFLEKMGDYTGNIGSFNPSAILVGGVSLVIIVLWPRVTKRIPGSIVAILAGTALAQLFDLPVSTIGSQFGSVPSQLPMPALPEFDWHQLPKLISPAFTIAILAAIESLLSAVVADGMTGMRHRSNMELVAQGVANIASPLFGGIPATGAIARTATNIKNGGRSPISGIIHAITLLLILMCFGKWATLIPMATLAAVLLVVSYHMSEWRHFVKLLRAPRTDVLVMVTTFALTVFIDLTVAIEVGVVLSALLFMNRMASATEIRHLSREFNDEYDDIPGQLLRAGDIPEGVEVFEIRGPFFFGAATQFKDTIGLVETPPKVLILHLEHILSLDATAIHSLEELVQKARRDKTKLILSGVHARPLDKLHRTGLSARIGRKRIFTRLDKALAEARRLVEEDTKKRAMHDNHSATPWPPSGAALEAPSH; encoded by the coding sequence ATGAATTCTCGTTTGGTTCCCGAGCTCGTTTCATGCCTCAAAGGAGGCTACACCCGCTCAAATCTGGTCAACGACCTCATGGCCGGCGTCATTGTCGGCATCGTCGCCCTCCCCCTGGCAATCGCCTTTGCCATCGCCTCGGGGGTGAAGCCTGAACAGGGGCTCTTCACCGCCGTCATTGCCGGTCTGATCATCTCGGTCCTGAGCGGCAGCCGCGTCCAGATCGGCGGCCCCACCGGCGCGTTCATCGTGGTGGTCGCGTCCATCGTGGCCCAATACGGTTACGGAGGCCTTGCCATGGCCACCATCATGGCGGGCGCGCTTCTGGTCTGCATGGGTTTAGCGCGGATGGGCGGCGTCATCAAGTTTATCCCCTATCCCATGACGGTCGGTTTCACGAGCGGCATCGCTCTCATCATCGCCACGACCCAGATAAAAGACTTCCTCGGACTCACGATTCCCCATCCTTCCAGCGAGTTTCTGGAGAAAATGGGCGATTACACCGGTAATATCGGAAGTTTTAATCCCTCTGCAATCCTGGTAGGGGGGGTATCCCTCGTCATCATCGTTCTCTGGCCCAGGGTGACCAAGCGTATCCCCGGTTCCATCGTGGCCATACTCGCCGGAACAGCCCTGGCACAGCTCTTCGATCTGCCGGTATCGACAATCGGAAGCCAGTTCGGCAGCGTCCCGTCCCAACTGCCGATGCCGGCGCTACCGGAGTTCGACTGGCATCAGTTGCCGAAGCTCATCTCTCCGGCTTTCACCATTGCAATTCTTGCCGCCATCGAATCTCTTCTGTCGGCGGTGGTAGCAGACGGCATGACCGGCATGCGACACCGCTCCAACATGGAACTGGTGGCCCAGGGGGTTGCCAACATCGCCTCCCCCCTCTTCGGCGGCATCCCGGCCACCGGCGCCATCGCCCGTACCGCCACCAACATCAAGAACGGCGGCCGGAGCCCCATCTCCGGCATTATCCACGCGATCACGCTGCTTCTGATCCTCATGTGCTTCGGCAAGTGGGCGACGCTGATCCCCATGGCGACACTGGCAGCCGTGCTTCTGGTGGTTTCGTACCACATGAGCGAATGGCGGCATTTCGTGAAACTGCTGCGCGCCCCCCGCACCGACGTCCTGGTCATGGTCACCACCTTCGCCCTGACGGTCTTCATCGACCTGACCGTTGCCATCGAGGTGGGTGTCGTGCTCTCGGCGCTCCTCTTCATGAACCGGATGGCCTCCGCCACGGAAATCCGTCACCTCTCCCGCGAGTTTAACGACGAGTACGATGACATACCGGGGCAGCTCCTGCGGGCCGGCGACATCCCCGAAGGGGTGGAGGTGTTCGAAATCCGCGGCCCCTTCTTCTTCGGCGCCGCCACCCAGTTCAAAGACACCATCGGGCTGGTGGAAACCCCTCCCAAGGTGCTCATCCTGCATCTGGAGCATATCCTTTCCCTGGACGCCACCGCCATTCACTCCCTGGAGGAACTGGTACAGAAGGCGCGGCGCGACAAGACAAAACTCATCCTCTCGGGGGTCCACGCACGCCCCCTCGACAAGCTACACCGCACGGGGCTCTCCGCCCGGATCGGCCGCAAGCGGATTTTCACCCGCCTAGACAAGGCGCTGGCAGAAGCGCGACGGCTTGTGGAGGAAGACACCAAGAAACGCGCCATGCATGACAACCACTCCGCAACGCCTTGGCCCCCCAGCGGGGCAGCCCTCGAAGCACCAAGCCATTAG
- the rnk gene encoding nucleoside diphosphate kinase regulator gives MKKSAEERTIHITEFDLSRLEELLEKVNSEDSRDSKHLKELEDELLRAEVVEPQDIPADVITMNSQIRLKDLDSGEEPVYTLVFPSDARLEENRISILAPVGTALLGYRVGDTIKWKVPGGVRRLKVKKILYQPEAAGDFHL, from the coding sequence ATGAAGAAGTCAGCAGAAGAAAGAACCATCCACATCACCGAATTCGATCTCAGCCGACTGGAGGAACTGCTGGAGAAGGTCAACTCGGAAGATTCCCGTGACAGCAAACACCTCAAGGAACTGGAGGACGAACTGTTGCGCGCGGAAGTGGTCGAACCGCAGGATATCCCCGCCGACGTTATCACCATGAACTCGCAGATCCGCCTGAAGGACCTGGACAGCGGCGAAGAACCGGTCTATACCCTCGTCTTTCCCAGCGACGCGAGGCTGGAGGAAAACCGGATATCCATTCTGGCACCGGTGGGGACGGCGCTGCTGGGCTATCGGGTGGGCGATACCATTAAATGGAAAGTGCCGGGTGGTGTTCGCCGGCTGAAGGTTAAAAAAATACTCTACCAGCCGGAGGCGGCGGGGGATTTTCATCTGTAG